A window from Citrus sinensis cultivar Valencia sweet orange chromosome 3, DVS_A1.0, whole genome shotgun sequence encodes these proteins:
- the LOC102608917 gene encoding piezo-type mechanosensitive ion channel homolog isoform X4 — protein sequence MGSFLIGFVLPLLLLTAALVNWSLISLVDLIAFLLFQFVAPKIGFRFRGRLLLLWPVIIFSTFVIVCQVVYLVIWACKGYKWNLVDAWWMKLIGFMIVKSWKSPSVVYFLVGQLLALFVALIDIYGNNFGLDPWRDSCWGHFLTVVDHLGSHLRVASCLLLPAIQLVVGISHPSWVFLPFFIGSCAGVVDWSLTSNFLGLFRWWRLLQLYACFNIILLYVYQLPVNFPSMFQWMADFVGLFKVSSNTEWPEICAGFSLILFYIMVCTVHLDIWSSLFKLSSIQCDLEEMDVIVSSRESSMTEHLLPSKHSFFIRESRSGVRHSNVLLRGAVFRTFSINFFTYGFPVSLFALSFWSFHFASICAFGLLAYVGYILYAFPSLFHLHRLNGLLLVFILLWAVSTYIFNVAFSFLNWKLWKDMEIWEMVGLWHYPIPGFFLLAQFCLGVLVALGNLVNNSVFVYLSGEDGRSSSETSTVEVREETKVLIVATIAWGLRKCSRAIMLALIGLLAMKPGFIHAIYMIFFLIYLLSHNVSRKIRESLILLCEAHFALLYLLRIDLISNALRQKDSLSMEILSQLGLLNHDSSWDFLEIALLACFCAIHNHGFQTLFSFSAIVQHTSSPPVGFSILKAGLNKSVLLSVYSASTAKYSHDNSSYERRIASFLSAIGQKILSMYRSCGTYIAFLTILLTVYMVRPNYISFGYIFLLLVWIIGRQLVEKSKRRLWFPLKLYAITVFVFSYSLSCFSSFELWLSRLIDLYFYLDYDSEASLLENVWESIAVLIVMQLYSYERRQSRHYRQDDPNLLDSGLLGFIKRFLVCHSQKILFLAVFYASLSPISALGLVYLLGLVICSTLPKASRIPSKSFLVYTGFLVTIEYLFQMWGKQAGMFPGQKHSDLSLFLGLRVYEPSFWGIELGLRGKVMVIVACTLQYNIFRWLEKTPSSSLNKGKWEEPCPLFVSSEDAFINGPHPNEEDKLLSDSGTRSMKREVAASNSWPSFTSVLTQTPNSVSSKRGESEASSTRKFSFGYFWGGAKESHKWNKKRILTLRKERFETQKTLLKIYLKFWMENLFNLFGLEINMIVLLLASFALLNAISLLYTALLAACVLLNWHFIRKLWPMFVFLFATILILEYLALWKNMSLNQHNPSENNVRCHDCSRSSAQHFQYCGNCWLGLVVDDPRTLISYFAVFMLACFKLRADLLSSFSGSSTYRQMMSQRKNTFVLRDLSFETKSMWTFLDYLKLYCYCHLLDLVLVLILITGTLEYDILHLGYLAFALTFFRMRLEILKKKNKIFKFLRIYNFVLIILSLAYQSPFVGEFSAGKCETIDYIFEMIGFYKYDYGFRITARSALVEIIIFMLVSLQSYMFSSQEFDYVSRYLEAEQIGAVVCEQERKAAWKTAQLQHIRESEEKIRQRNMQVEKMKSEMLNLQTQLHSMNSIANCNTTSPDTEGLRRRNTPLTSNWESRTPDKGEGLIRKQEQIIKEELQFPLEVHEFPAVVHMDNLMGVVSPKDSVGSPPCEINEIELDVADSADFDSNRSIKAKENPLKSAVQLLGDGVSQVQSIGNQAVNNLVSFLNITPEDSDMNELSSAEDEAYDEMESQKKRYVSLDRSYSLQSDKSSDATSLQIGRIFRYIWSQMRSNNDVVCYCCFVLVFIWNFSLLSMVYLAALFLYALCVHTGPSSIFWIIMLIYTEMYILVQYLYQIIIQHCGLSIDSDLLQALGFPDPAHKITSSFVVNAVPLFLVYFFTLLQSSITAKDSEWMPSTDFISRRRDALYRKEVLVNYSWSKKAQELLQQMINMVKLIIRRFFRYWKSLTRGAESPPYFVQLSMDVNLWPEDGIQPEKIESGINQVLKIVHDERCKEKNPSDCPFASRVNIQSIERSQEKPNIALVVLEVVYASPLTGCASAEWYKSLTPAADVAKEIRKAQSLGLFEQLRFPYPLLSIIGGGKREIDLYAYIFGADLTVFFLVAIFYQSIIKHNSELLDVYQLEDQFPKEFVFILMIIFFLIVLDRIIYLCSFAVGKVIFYLFNLILFTYSVIEYAWNMEASHQRAGEFALRAIFLAKAVSLSLQAIQIRYGIPHKSTLYRQFLTSEVSRINYFGYRLYRALPFLYELRCVLDWSCTSTSLTMYDWLKLEDINASLYLVKCDAVLNRAKNKQGEKQTIMTKCCNGICLFFVLICVIWAPMLMYSSGNPTNIANPIKDASVQIDINTRGGKLTLYHTTLCEKIPWDVLDSDVNLGQGFLETYNTHDIQLICCQPDASVLWLVPGLVQTRFIHSLGWHMGMDIRFTWVLTRDRPKGKEVVKYENHVDPLDLPKPSDVISVLNGSTNSFRVKNIYPRYFRVTASGDVRPFEQEVTSGQIVVMTSL from the exons ATGGGGAGTTTTCTTATTGGATTTGTGTTGCCTTTGCTACTTTTAACAG CTGCTTTAGTCAATTGGAGCTTGATCTCTCTTGTTGATTTGAtagcttttcttctttttcaatttgtcGCACCAAAGATAG GTTTTCGCTTCCGAGGGAGACTTTTGTTGTTGTGGCCTGTCATTATCTTTTCAACATTTGTAATTGTTTGTCAAGTTGTATATCTTGTTATATGGGCTTGTAAGGGTTACAAATGGAATCTAGTTGATGCTTGGTGGATGAAGCTAATTGGTTTTATGAT AGTGAAGTCCTGGAAATCCCCATCAgttgtatattttttagttgGACAACTACTTGCTCTTTTTGTAGCTTTGATTGATATATATGGGAACAATTTTGGTCTGGATCCGTGGCGAGATTCCTGTTGGGGTCATTTCTTAACGGTTGTTGATCATCTAG GTTCTCATCTTAGGGTTGCTTCCTGTTTGCTGTTGCCTGCTATTCAGCTGGTTGTGGGGATTAGCCATCCTTCATGggtttttcttccattttttatCGGCAGCTGTGCTGGTGTAGTAGATTGGTCTTTGACCAGCAATTTTCTGGGACTTTTCAG GTGGTGGAGGCTGCTTCAGCTGTATGCCTGCTTTAACATCATCCTGCTTTATGTCTATCAGCTCCCAGTAAATTTCCCAAGCATGTTTCAATGGATGGCTGATTTTGTTGGTCTGTTTAAAGTGTCTTCAAATACTGAGTGGCCTGAAATTTGCGCTGGTTTTTCTCTTATACTTTTCTACATCATGGTATGCACTGTTCATTTAGATATTTGGTCATCTTTGTTTAAG CTTTCTAGCATTCAATGTGATTTGGAGGAAATGGATGTTATTGTGTCCTCGAGAGAAAGTAGCATGACAGAGCATCTACTGCCCTCAaaacattcatttttcataCGTGAATCAAG ATCTGGCGTGAGGCATTCAAATGTTTTGTTAAGgggagcagtttttcgaacaTTTAGCATCAACTTCTTCACTTATGGTTTTCCG GTCTCACTGTTTGCTCTTTCTTTTTGGAGCTTCCATTTTGCAAGTATATGTGCATTTGGACTTCTTGCTTATGTTGGCTATATTTTATATGCCTTCCCTTCTTTATTCCACTTGCACCGGTTAAATGGACTGCTGCTTGTCTTTATTCTCTTGTGGGCTGTTAGCACATATATCTTCAACGtagcattttctttcttgaatTGGAAGCTTTGGAAG GACATGGAAATCTGGGAGATGGTTGGGCTGTGGCATTATCCCATTCCTGGGTTCTTCCTGCTTGCTCAGTTCTGCCTTGGGGTTTTGGTTGCTTTAGGTAATCTCGTGAACAACTCTGTTTTTGTCTACTTGTCTGGTGAGGATGGGCGATCTTCCAGTGAAACCTCAACAGTAGAAG TGAGAGAAGAGACCAAGGTATTGATTGTGGCCACGATTGCCTGGGGATTGCGCAAATGTTCTCGGGCAATCATGCTTGCACTCATAGGCCTCCTTGCCATGAAGCCTGGTTTCATACATGCTATATATA TGATATTCTTTCTGATATATCTTTTAAGCCACAACGTCAGCAGAAAGATACGCGAGTCTTTGATTCTTCTATGTGAAGCTCATTTTGCACTCTTGTACCTTCTTCGGATTGATTTGATCTCTAATGCTTTGCGGCAAAAAGACTCTTTAAGTATGGAAATTCTATCACAGCTTG GTCTCTTGAATCATGACAGCTCCTGGGATTTCTTAGAAATAGCTTTGCTTGCTTGTTTCTGTGCAATTCACAACCATGGTTTTCAAACGCTATTTTCATTCTCGGCCATCGTGCAGCATACGTCTAGCCCTCCAGTTGGATTTAGCATATTAAAGGCTGGTCTGAACAAGTCAGTCCTCTTGTCAGTGTACTCAGCCTCAACTGCAAAATACAGTCATGATAATTCCTCTTAtg AGAGAAGGATAGCATCGTTCCTTAGTGCAATTGGGCAGAAGATTTTATCTATGTACCGATCATGCGGAACCTACATTGCTTTTCTCACTATTCTCCTCACAGTATACATGGTGAGACCCAATTATATATCATTTGGGTACATTTTCCTTCTGCTTGTGTGGATAATTGGAAGACAACTTGTTGAGAAATCAAAAAGACGCTTATGGtttccattaaaattatatgctaTCACGGTGTTTGTCTTCTCTTATAGCTTGAGCTGTTTCTCCAGCTTTGAGCTGTGGTTATCCAGGTTGATAGATCTGTATTTTTACTTGGATTACGATTCAGAAGCATCATTGCTGGAAAATGTTTGGGAATCTATAGCAGTCTTGATTGTGATGCAACTTTATAGCTATGAGAGGAGACAAAGCAGGCACTACAGGCAAGATGATCCCAATCTCTTGGATTCTGGGTTACTAGGTTTCATCAAACGGTTTCTAGTTTGTCACAGCCAGAAGATCTTGTTTTTGGCAGTGTTCTATGCCTCTTTATCTCCAATTAGTGCATTGGGTCTTGTTTATCTACTTGGACTTGTCATCTGTTCAACTTTACCTAAAGCTTCCCGGATCCCATCCAAATCATTCTTAGTTTACACAGGATTTCTAGTGACAATTGAGTATCTCTTTCAGATGTGGGGCAAGCAAGCCGGAATGTTTCCAGGGCAAAAGCACTCTGATTTGTCTCTTTTTTTGGGCTTGCGAGTATATGAGCCCAGTTTTTGGGGCATAGAATTGGGCTTGAGGGGAAAAGTGATGGTGATTGTTGCCTGTACTCTGCAGTACAATATCTTCCGTTGGTTGGAGAAGACTCCAAGTAGTAGTTTAAACAAAGGTAAGTGGGAAGAGCCTTGTCCATTGTTTGTGTCATCCGAAGATGCCTTTATTAATGGCCCCCATCCTAATGAGGAAGATAAGCTGTTGTCAGATTCAGGCACGCGCTCTATGAAACGAGAGGTGGCTGCAAGCAATTCTTGGCCTTCTTTCACTTCTGTTCTGACTCAAACACCTAATTCTGTGTCCTCTAAAAGAGGAGAGTCTGAGGCTAGTAGCactagaaaattttcatttggaTATTTCTGGGGAGGCGCCAAGGAGAGCCATAAGTGGAACAAGAAGCGGATCCTTACATTGAGAAAGGAGAGATTTGAAACACAAAAGACActcttgaaaatatatttgaagttttggatggaaaatttgtttaatcttTTTGGTCTCGAGATTAACATGATTGTGCTGCTTCTTGCCAGTTTTGCTCTGTTGAATGCCATTTCTTTGCTGTACACCGCACTGCTTGCTGCTTGTGTTCTTCTGAATTGGCATTTTATACGTAAATTGTGGCCTATGTTTGTCTTCTTATTTGCTACCATTCTAATCCTGGAGTACTTAGCCTTATGGAAGAATATGTCTCTAAATCAACATAATCCTAGTGAAAATAATGTACGTTGCCATGACTGCTCAAGAAGCTCAGCTCAACATTTCCAATACTGCGGGAATTGTTGGTTAG GACTAGTGGTTGATGATCCCCGGACGCTTATAAGCTATTTTGCAGTCTTCATGCTTGCTTGTTTCAAACTTCGTGCCGATCTATTGTCCAGCTTCTCTGGGTCCTCAACGTATCGTCAAATGATGTCCCAACGTAAAAACACATTTGTTTTGAGAGATCTTTCTTTTGAAACTAAAAGCATGTGGACCTTTCTCGACTATCTGAAGCTTTACTGTTATTGCCATCTACTGGACCTTGTGCTTGTACTGATTTTGATTACTGGTACCCTGGAGTATGACATTCTGCACCTTGGCTATCTTGCTTTTGCCCTTACATTCTTTCGGATGAGACTAGAAAtactaaagaaaaagaacaaaatattcAAGTTCTTGCGCATATACAATTTTGTCCTTATTATTCTTTCTCTTGCGTATCAATCTCCATTTGTAGGGGAATTCAGTGCAGGGAAGTGTGAGACAATAGACTATATCTTTGAGATGATTGGATTTTATAAGTATGACTATGGGTTTCGGATTACTGCAAGATCTGCACTTGTTgagattattatatttatgttgGTATCACTTCAGTCATATATGTTTTCCTCCCAGGAATTTGATTATGTCTCGCGATATCTTGAGGCAGAGCAAATTGGTGCCGTTGTGTGTGAACAAGAAAGGAAAGCTGCCTGGAAAACTGCACAATTACAACATATTCGTGAGTCTGAAGAGAAGATACGCCAACGTAACATGCAAGTGGAAAAGATGAAATCTGAGATGCTCAATTTGCAGACACAACTTCACAGCATGAACTCCATTGCTAATTGCAATACCACTTCACCGGACACTGAAGGCCTAAGAAGGAGGAATACTCCTCTTACTTCAAATTGGGAATCAAGGACCCCTGATAAAGGGGAAGGTTTAATTAGGAAGCAAGAGCAGATTATAAAAGAGGAATTACAATTTCCTTTGGAAGTTCATGAATTTCCTGCTGTTGTTCACATGGACAATCTAATGGGGGTGGTTTCTCCAAAGGATTCAGTGGGATCTCCTCCTTGTGAAATCAATGAGATTGAGCTAGATGTTGCGGATAGTGCAGACTTCGACTCAAATAGAAGTATCAAAGCCAAGGAAAATCCTTTAAAGTCTGCAGTACAACTACTAGGTGATGGAGTTTCCCAGGTACAGTCTATTGGAAATCAGGCAGTTAATAACCTTGTGAGCTTTTTGAACATCACTCCTGAAGATTCAGACATGAATGAGCTGTCCTCTGCTGAGGATGAGGCATATGATGAAATGGAGAGCCAGAAGAAGAGGTACGTGTCTCTGGATCGTTCATATTCTCTGCAATCTGACAAGAGTTCAGACGCTACGAGTTTGCAGATTGGAAGGATCTTCCGTTACATATGGTCCCAAATGCGGTCTAACAATGATGTTGTGTGTTACTGTTGCTTTGTGCTTGTGTTCATTTGGAACTTCAGTTTGCTTTCAATGGTGTATTTGGCAGCTCTCTTCTTGTATGCTCTATGTGTGCATACTGGCCCAAGTAGCATCTTCTGGATTATTATGCTAATTTACACGGAAATGTACATTTTAGTTCAGTATCTGTACCAAATTATCATCCAGCACTGCGGGTTAAGTATTGATTCAGACCTCCTCCAGGCATTAGGGTTCCCTGACCCTGCACATAAAATCACATCATCTTTTGTTGTCAATGCAGTGCCTCTTTTTCTGGTCTACTTTTTTACTCTCTTACAGAGCTCTATAACTGCAAAAGATAGTGAATGGATGCCCTCTACAGACTTCATTTCTCGCAGGAGGGATGCTCTCTACAGGAAAGAGGTTCTGGTGAATTATAGTTGGAGTAAGAAGGCACAAGAGCTGCTTcaacaaatgataaatatgGTGAAATTGATAATAAGAAGGTTCTTCAGGTACTGGAAATCACTGACACGGGGAGCAGAATCTCCTCCTTACTTTGTTCAGTTGTCCATGGATGTTAACTTGTGGCCAGAAGATGGGATTCAGCCAGAGAAGATCGAGTCTGGAATAAACCAAGTGCTTAAAATTGTTCATGATGAGCGATGCAAGGAAAAAAACCCTAGCGATTGCCCTTTCGCTAGTAGGGTTAACATTCAGAGCATTGAGAGAAGTCAGGAAAAACCAAACATTGCGTTGGTTGTTTTGGAGGTAGTGTATGCCTCACCTTTGACTGGATGTGCTTCAGCAGAATGGTACAAATCACTTACTCCCGCAGCTGATGTTGCAAAAGAAATTCGTAAAGCACAAAGTCTTGGGCTTTTTGAACAATTGAGATTTCCTTACCCACTACTCTCTATAATTGGGGGAGGCAAAAGAGAAATTGATCTTTATGCCTACATTTTTGGAGCTGATTTGACTGTGTTTTTTCTAGTTGCCATCTTTTACCAATCCATCATAAAACATAATAGTGAGCTTCTTGATGTTTATCAGCTTGAAGACCAGTTTCCCAAGGagtttgtatttatattaatg ATCATCTTCTTTCTGATTGTTCTTGATCGCATAATTTACCTTTGTTCATTCGCCGTAGGAAAAGTGATTTTCTACCTTTTCAACCTCATTCTCTTTACATATTCAGTCATTGAGTATGCTTGGAATATGGAGGCTTCACACCAACGTGCGGGAGAGTTTGCTCTTCGTGCAATATTTCTCGCAAAAGCGGTTTCTTTATCATTACAGGCAATACAGATTCGTTATGGGATTCCTCACAAAAGCACCTTGTATCGGCAGTTCTTGACAAGTGAAGTTTCacgaattaattattttggctATAGATTATACCGTGCCCTACCATTCCTATATGAGTTACGATGTGTACTTGATTGGTCATGCACATCCACATCTTTGACCATGTATGATTGGCTGAAG CTGGAGGACATAAATGCAAGTCTGTACCTTGTCAAATGCGATGCAGTGTTGAATAGAGCTAAGAACAAACAAGGAGAGAAGCAAACGATAATGACCAAATGTTGCAATGGGATATGTTTGTTCTTTGTGTTAATCTGCGTTATCTGGGCTCCGATGCTG ATGTATAGCAGTGGTAATCCAACGAACATTGCAAACCCCATAAAAGATGCAAGTGttcaaattgatattaatacaAGGGGTGGAAAGTTGACATTATATCATACTACTCTCTGTGAAAAAATCCCATGGGATGTGCTCGACTCTGATGTTAATCTTGGTCAAGGGTTTTTGGAGACATACAATACACATGATATTCAGTTGATATGCTGTCAACCAGATGCAAGTGTTTTGTGGCTTGTTCCTGGTTTAGTTCAGACCAGATTCATTCACTCCTTAGGCTGGCACATGGGCATGGATATTAGATTTACTTGGGTACTTACAAGAGATCGACCAAAAGGCAAGGAAGTAGTGAAATATGAAAATCATGTAGATCCTCTTGATCTTCCAAAACCATCAGATGTCATAAGTGTGCTTAATGGTTCTACTAACAGCTTCAgggtgaaaaatatttatccaaGATACTTCCGTGTCACTGCTTCTGGTGATGTCAGACCTTTTGAACAAGAG GTGACCTCAGGACAGATTGTTGTGATGACAAGCCTATAA